In Lolium rigidum isolate FL_2022 chromosome 3, APGP_CSIRO_Lrig_0.1, whole genome shotgun sequence, the genomic window TACAGGAATGACCGCGCTCTTGCAATGTTTCGAGAAGCAATCCTACTTCCAAATAAAAATCGTGCTATAGAGCCGTCAGTTATTCTTAGTTGGACAGCAGCACAAGATAAATATATCCACCGACTCTGAATGTCTAAACACAGAAATAGATAAATATCGTTTCATCTGGATGACTAAAATGAGTCAATTTGTGTGAATTCACAAGTCTCCAAACGCACATTCGAAATTAAAGTTCAGTCGCCGAAACAGCATTAATTTAAATAACAAGTAAAGCCGGCACAAATGCATCCGTACTACTGAGCGGTAGCACTCGTCGCTTTCAGTTGGACTGTGCCAAGAAATTGCGACCACTTTTCTACAGGAAACCGCGTACCACCTTCAGGCTCTATACTAAGCTTCTCCATATCCACCACCCAGGCACCGACTCGATCATCCTGCCAGTGCAACAGCAAGATAAGCAGAGCAGTGACGATCACCTAGACTAGAAGTAGATCGAGCAGAGCAGCAACCAGTGATCTAGCGATGGCAGTGACACCGGCGTCGACCATGGAGGCCGAGCAGCCCCTCCCCGGCTTCCGGTTCCACCCCACGGAGGAGGAGCTCCTCGGCTTCTACCTCTCCCGCGTCGCCCTCGGCAAGAAGCTCCACTTCGACATCATCGGCACGCTCAACATCTACCGCCACGACCCCTGGGACCTCCCAAGGATGGCCAAGATCGGGGAGAGGGAGTGGTACTTCTTCGTGCCGCGTGACCGGAAGGCCGGCAGCGGCGGCCGGCCGAACCGGACGACGCAGCGCGGGTTCTGGAAGGCGACGGGGTCCGACAGGGCCATCCGGAGCGCCGCCGACCCCAAGCGGGTCATCGGGCTCAAGAAGACGCTCGTCTTCTACCAAGGCCGCGCGCCAAGAGGCACCAAGACGGACTGGGTGATGAACGAGTACCGTCTCCCCGAccacgccgccggcgccgcgcctCCCAGGGAGGACACGGTGCTGTGCAAGATATACCGGAAGGCCACGCCGCTCAAGGAGCTCGAGCAGAGAGCCTCCGCGATGGAGGAGATGATGATGCAGAGGCCCGGCTGGAACGGAGGATACGGCGGCGAAGCCAGAGCGTGGCCGGCACCGGTCACCATCTCCGCCGGCGACGACTATCTGTCGTCGTCCGACGACGTCCAGGACAACTTCCTGTTccactcttcctcctcgtcgtcggcggcgccATCTGGCAACATCAAGAATGACGACGCGCCCAGGGAAGCCAAGAAGGAAGCGGACGTCGCCGCAGTCACCGTGGCGTCGGCGTCCGCTTTGTCTCTACAGCAATCCGCGAACGTTCCCTCCAACTTCCAGCTCCCGGCGGCGAACCCTCCATGCAGTATCCAGATCCCGGCGGCGAACCCGACCTGCAGCCTCGAGCTACCGGCGGCGAACCAAGGAGTGTTCGACTGGCTGCAAGACCCGTTCCTGACGCAGCTGCGGAGCCCGTGGCAGGACCAGCATTGCCTGTCCCCTTACGCCCATCTTCTCTACTATTGAGGGAATGGCTACCAAGGGAACTACTGACGAGCTCACGATCCATCTTCAGATGCAAGTTGTGCAAGCTCGGAGCATAACAGGGTTACCTCTGAATTCAGTTGTACATAGGAGTACTCCTAGTACCTACCTAGATGTCCGTcgtttcttttatgcattttagtAAAAGGTGGCGATGACCTAATGATGTTTAACATGACAATGCAACCAAGGTCGCAATGAATTAATTTTGTGTTAGGTTATCTGGTAATGGCCAAACTTCATAAACCAATATGATTGGTTTCTATTTCCTTTTGAGAAGCACAAGCTCCCCAAAACTCGTCTTATCTTATCTGATACTAGGACAAAATGACTCGCATTAAATTGTTTTTTTGGATTGTATTTCATCCGCCTATATATATTG contains:
- the LOC124695288 gene encoding NAC domain-containing protein 22-like, with amino-acid sequence MAVTPASTMEAEQPLPGFRFHPTEEELLGFYLSRVALGKKLHFDIIGTLNIYRHDPWDLPRMAKIGEREWYFFVPRDRKAGSGGRPNRTTQRGFWKATGSDRAIRSAADPKRVIGLKKTLVFYQGRAPRGTKTDWVMNEYRLPDHAAGAAPPREDTVLCKIYRKATPLKELEQRASAMEEMMMQRPGWNGGYGGEARAWPAPVTISAGDDYLSSSDDVQDNFLFHSSSSSSAAPSGNIKNDDAPREAKKEADVAAVTVASASALSLQQSANVPSNFQLPAANPPCSIQIPAANPTCSLELPAANQGVFDWLQDPFLTQLRSPWQDQHCLSPYAHLLYY